Within Myxococcales bacterium, the genomic segment AGGATGGCGACATCGTGCCGGCTTGCGCCCAGGCCTGTCCCTCGCATGCGATCGTCTTCGGCGACCTGAACGACAAATCGAGCCTTGTGGCCAAGCTCGGGAAGCAAAAGCGTGGCTATCACTTGCTCGCCGAGGTGGGGACCCAGCCGAGGACGCGCTATCTCGCGAAACTGCGTAATACGAATCCGGAGATGCAGTCATGACCTATCATGCTCCGATCAAGGCGATTGGCGAGAGCTCGCTTCTCGATCCGCGGATGGATTTCAAGCGTGTAACTGACGCAGTGAGCCGACCTACGGAACGCAAAGCGCCGCGTGGCTGGTGGATACTCTTTAGCATCTCCCTCGTAGGGACTTGTATTCTGCTGGTCAGCCTTGTGTACCTCGTTTGCATGGGGATCGGAGTCTGGGGCAATACCTCGCCCATCGCGTGGGGTTGGGATATCACCAACTTCGTCTGGTGGATCGGGATTGGTCATGCTGGCACTTTGATCTCGGCCATCTTATTCATATTTCGGCAGGGCTGGAGAACATCGATCAATCGCTTCGCGGAGGCGATGACGATATTCGCCGTAATATGCGCCGGCCTCTTCCCGGCGATTCACGTGGGTCGCGTGTGGCTCGCGTATTATATGTTTCCCTTGCCCAACCAAATGGGCATTTGGCCAAATTTTAAAAGCCCGCTGATTTGGGACGTGTTTGCCGTCAGCACCTATTTCACCATTTCACTCCTGTTTTGGTACACGGGCCTCATCCCCGATTTAGCGACGCTGAGAGATCGATCTATCACCCGTGTGCGGCGCATCGTTTACGGAGCCTTGGCGCTCGGATGGCGAGGGTCTCACCGTCACTGGCAGCACTACGAGCGGGCGTATTTGATACTCGCCGGGATATCGACTCCTTTGGTGTTGTCCGTACACTCCGTGGTGAGCTTCGACTTCGCGACGTCGGTGCTTCCCGGCTGGCACACCACCATATTTCCACCGTACTTCGTGGCGGGTGCAGTGTTTTCCGGCTTCGCATTGGTGCTAACGCTGCTGGTTATTGCGCGAGTGGTGTTTGATCTCAAAGACATCGTGCGGATGCAACACCTCGAGCTCATGAATAAGTTCATGCTCGCGACCGGTTCTATGGTTGGCTACGCCTATGCGATGGAGTTTTTTATCGCGTGGTACTCGGGCAACGAGTACGAGCGCTACGTTTTCATCAATCGCGCGCTAGGTCCCTATGCGTGGGCATACTGGACTATGATTACGTGCAACGTCTTGGTGCCGCAATTTTTTTGGTTCAAGCGGTTTCGAACGAGCTTGCCGTTCATGTTTGCAGCTTCGATCTTGATAAATATTGGCATGTGGTTCGAACGCTTCGTGATCATAGCCACCTCACTTCACCGAGACTTTTTGCCATCGTCTTGGGGTTATTTTAGGCCGACCCTTGTTGATATCGGCATCTTTGTTGGCTCGATTGGTCTTTTCCTCACCTTGTTTTTGCTGTTTTTACGCTGGGCCCCGATGATTGCCATCGCGGAAGTCAAAGGTGTGCTGGCCAAAGGCGATCCTCACTTTCATGGCGACGAGGCGAGCGTATGACGCCGTCAACTTCCCTCAAACCGGCTGTGGTGCTTGCAGAGTTCGGTACGCCCGCGGCCTGTTTGAAGGCGGCAGCAAGTCTCCGCGATGCAGGGTACAAACACTTCGATGCGCATACGCCATACCCCGTGCACGGCATGGATCAAGCGATGGGACTTCGTCAGAGCCCCATGGGATGGCTATCATTAATGGGAGGTCTTGTCGGCGCCATATCCGCGTATGTCATGATCTGGTGGATGAACGGCGTTGATTATCCGCTGGTGGTTGGAGGTAAGCCGCCTGGCTCGGTGCTATCCATGATTCCCGTCATATTTGAAGTGACCATTCTTCTTTGTGGGTTTGCCACATTTTTTGGGCTCCTGCATTTGATGAAACTTCCCAGGCATCACCACCCGGTGTTTACATCCGATCGGTTTGCAGCATGCTCGGATGACAAGTTTTTTCTATCTGTCGAAGCCTCAGATCCCCAATTTGAGGTTGCCAAAATTCAGGATTTGTTTCGCCAACTGTCACCTCTCAGTATAGAGGTGATTGAGGAGGAATCCTGATGCGCGCCCCAGCAATATGGTCTTCAAGGAGGTCATGGCTGCTCGCGAGCATGCTTGCGTGCAGCGGGTGCCGAGGGCAAACATCTCATGAGCCGCCCATTGTGCCGATTCGTAACATGTACAACCAACCGCGTTACAATCCGCAGGCCGAGAGCCCATTTTTCGCGGATAGACGTACCATGCGCCCGCATGTGGAGGGCACCATTGCCCGAGAGATGGTTATCGATGCCGAGCTGGCAACGGGGGTGCTAAGCGATCATAGCGGATATGTCTTGCAGGTGCCGCAGGCGGTTCCAGACGCGTTGGGCGGGATAAAGGCGATGCTGGAGCGTGGTGAGGAGCGCTTTGGTATCTACTGTTCCCCCTGTCATGGTTTAAGCGGCAATGGGCAAGGCATGATCATCAAGCGCGGCATGCTTGCGCCGCCGAGCTTTCACGATCCTCGCATTCGCACCCTGCCAGACGGTCAGATATTTGCGACACTCAGCAACGGGATGGGCAACATGCCGCCGTATCAACATTCCATTCCCATCTACGATAGGTGGGCTATCGTGAGCTATCTACGCACGCTCGAACTTGCTCAGGCGCCACGGGCAGTCGTGCAAGATTCGGCTGTCCGGGCCACCGAGGAGGCCGCGCCATGACTGATCTCAATCCGAGCAACGCTCAGGCATCGACCTTTCGGATTCCCGTTTCAGATCCCTGGGCCCACGTATGGAAGGCGTTGGCTGCCCTGGCGGCGGTAGGCGGAGTAGCGGCTTGGTTTGGATACACAGGAAACCCAGAACGCTTTGCGTTTTCTTACCTTTTCGCATTTCTGTGCTTTCTGTTCATCGGCCTCGGCGCAATTTTTTATGTGTTGATATTGCACCTGACAAGCGCCGGCTGGGGGGTGAGTACGCGACGCACAGCGGAGTTTTTCTGCACGGGGGTTCCTGTTCTCGCACTTCTGTTCCTCCCAATACTCGCCGTTCTGCAGCACCTTTATCCCTGGTATGGGCATGACGTCCCTCAAACCAAAGTGTCATTCAATGCCACATTGCGCGGCCATGCGGAGGAGCAACCCGGCTCTATCGGAGAGCAGCATGCTGTGCATCCCCTGTCCGCTCCTCAGACGGCCAATGGCGCGGCCATTCGGCATACTTCCGGCGGCGGCCATCACGCGGCCCACCTCGCCCATGAAGCGGTTGTACAGAAGAAACACGCTTACCTCAACCAACCATTTTTTCTGATACGGGCGTTGCTGTACTTTGCCGTGTGGATATTTTTGGCGTGGAGGGTGGTGTCGCTGTCCCTCAAGCAAGACGAAACCAAAGATCCACATAATACCGTCAAGCTGAAACGCATGTCGGCTCCCGGAATCATCGTCCTTGCGCTGACCCTAACATTCGCTTCGTTTGATTGGATCATGTCGCTAGAGCCCGCATGGTATTCGACCATTTTTGGGGTCTACCTCTTTGGCAGCTCGGCTGTGGCCATCTTTGCGGTGGTGATTGTTACAACTCTGGCGCTAAGGGCGGGTGGATTCTTGGCTGATGCAGTCAATGTGGAGCACTATCACGACCTCGGAAAGTTGATGTTTGGGTTCATTGTGTTCTGGGCGTACATCGGCTTCTCGCAGTTGTTGCTCATCTGGTATGCTGGGCTTCCTGAGGAAGCCACCTTTTACCACCTCCGCTGGGACGGCGGGCTGTGGCAGCGGCTCAGCCTCTTTCTGCTCGTCGGCCATTTTTTCTTCCCCTTCGCGCTGATCCTATCCCGAAATGCAAAGCGCAAGCTTGCGGTCCTCGGCTTTGCCGCCGTGTGGATGCTTGTGCTTCACGTGGTGGAAATGTATTGGTTCGTGATGCCCTACTACTCAGCAGGGCACTTTGAAATGCACTGGCTGGATCTGGCGTGCTTGCTTTGGGTAGGTGGTATATACACCGCGGTCGTGTTCCGTCGGATGACCCGACATGCTTTGATTCCGATAGGGGATCCGCGGCTAGACCGTTCATTACGTTTTGAGAATCCTTAGGAATAGGATATGGCTACCGATCTTACACCTCCTCGCAGTCGATTGATCGTGCTTTATGCGGTGCTGTCTGCGCTGATTCTCATCGCGCTCAAATTTGTTTTGGATGGCTATTTCGTTCGTGTAAGCGAATCGCAAATCAACCAAAAGGTGCTTACGTCGCCGGCGCGCGAGCTCAATGAGGTGATGCGGGCCCAGCTGCAAACCATGGAGAGCGGAACAATGTCGGTGCCGCGCGCGATGCGTGTATATCTCCGAGATGGACGCACCGGATTGCCCGCTATTGCACCTTTGCAATCGGGGGACACCCGCCCGCTCTTGGGGTGGAACCATTATCCAAACAAACGCCTTCCGCCATCGGTGATTGGCATGCCCACGCAGGAGGAAATGCTAGCGGCAGGCCGCGAACACCAGAACAACAAAACGCCGCGGGAAAGCTCCCAGACAGGGTTAAAGGCGGAAAGCCCATGAAGCGCGTGCCATTTCAGCTGG encodes:
- a CDS encoding cytochrome c, with amino-acid sequence MRAPAIWSSRRSWLLASMLACSGCRGQTSHEPPIVPIRNMYNQPRYNPQAESPFFADRRTMRPHVEGTIAREMVIDAELATGVLSDHSGYVLQVPQAVPDALGGIKAMLERGEERFGIYCSPCHGLSGNGQGMIIKRGMLAPPSFHDPRIRTLPDGQIFATLSNGMGNMPPYQHSIPIYDRWAIVSYLRTLELAQAPRAVVQDSAVRATEEAAP
- a CDS encoding quinol:cytochrome C oxidoreductase, with amino-acid sequence MTDLNPSNAQASTFRIPVSDPWAHVWKALAALAAVGGVAAWFGYTGNPERFAFSYLFAFLCFLFIGLGAIFYVLILHLTSAGWGVSTRRTAEFFCTGVPVLALLFLPILAVLQHLYPWYGHDVPQTKVSFNATLRGHAEEQPGSIGEQHAVHPLSAPQTANGAAIRHTSGGGHHAAHLAHEAVVQKKHAYLNQPFFLIRALLYFAVWIFLAWRVVSLSLKQDETKDPHNTVKLKRMSAPGIIVLALTLTFASFDWIMSLEPAWYSTIFGVYLFGSSAVAIFAVVIVTTLALRAGGFLADAVNVEHYHDLGKLMFGFIVFWAYIGFSQLLLIWYAGLPEEATFYHLRWDGGLWQRLSLFLLVGHFFFPFALILSRNAKRKLAVLGFAAVWMLVLHVVEMYWFVMPYYSAGHFEMHWLDLACLLWVGGIYTAVVFRRMTRHALIPIGDPRLDRSLRFENP
- the nrfD gene encoding polysulfide reductase NrfD — translated: MTYHAPIKAIGESSLLDPRMDFKRVTDAVSRPTERKAPRGWWILFSISLVGTCILLVSLVYLVCMGIGVWGNTSPIAWGWDITNFVWWIGIGHAGTLISAILFIFRQGWRTSINRFAEAMTIFAVICAGLFPAIHVGRVWLAYYMFPLPNQMGIWPNFKSPLIWDVFAVSTYFTISLLFWYTGLIPDLATLRDRSITRVRRIVYGALALGWRGSHRHWQHYERAYLILAGISTPLVLSVHSVVSFDFATSVLPGWHTTIFPPYFVAGAVFSGFALVLTLLVIARVVFDLKDIVRMQHLELMNKFMLATGSMVGYAYAMEFFIAWYSGNEYERYVFINRALGPYAWAYWTMITCNVLVPQFFWFKRFRTSLPFMFAASILINIGMWFERFVIIATSLHRDFLPSSWGYFRPTLVDIGIFVGSIGLFLTLFLLFLRWAPMIAIAEVKGVLAKGDPHFHGDEASV
- a CDS encoding DUF3341 domain-containing protein — protein: MTPSTSLKPAVVLAEFGTPAACLKAAASLRDAGYKHFDAHTPYPVHGMDQAMGLRQSPMGWLSLMGGLVGAISAYVMIWWMNGVDYPLVVGGKPPGSVLSMIPVIFEVTILLCGFATFFGLLHLMKLPRHHHPVFTSDRFAACSDDKFFLSVEASDPQFEVAKIQDLFRQLSPLSIEVIEEES